Part of the Pelobates fuscus isolate aPelFus1 chromosome 12, aPelFus1.pri, whole genome shotgun sequence genome, atttaggagttaaatcactcttgtttctgtttatgcagccctgctcacacctcccctggctgtgacggacacagcctgcatgaaaacattgTTTAATGTTCAATCGGATCGGACTAGCACAATTTGAACTTCTAAAGTTTCTAGCAAGCTTTAATCAGAGCAAGGCCAGAGCACGATAAATtcaaactgtgcaataaaggaagttagaTCTTTTTTTTACAAGAAATCTATAGGTAGACTGTATAGGTcacataaagtgatttaactcctaaatagcagagaattgcgCAGTTCAACTACAGGGGCATgctgtatacaccaaaaccatcTAATtaagttcgttttttttttttttttttaatgatttactaacctatgtttttattttctgtatcctCTGCAGAAAACTTCTCTGGTATTAGTAATGCGGAAATGAAGGGGATGCTGGTTTGGTCACCAAATCATTTTGTGTCAGATGCAAAGTGTGAGTATAAATGATTATATATGTCTATTTCTGTGCGTAGATGGAGAGCCTAAAAGCAAATAACCATATCATTAACAGCTACTTACCTTTCTTAAATACCCTTCTAGCATATGTCAATATAGCTGCTATCTATCTATTGGGCCAtatagaagcatttgattggaccatttcacAAGCTCAGAGCACACAGGACTCACGTTCCATAAGGAATTAACAtgcataagtttttttttttccttgggaCTAGCTCAAATGCTCCTTACATGTAACTTATGGtgacaattcaatataaatacaattaataaaaatatatcagaAAACATACAGGCAATTCTAATAACACAATAACATATCTACAAAGGGACGGGGAAGTCAATAACCAACACAAAATATatttcctgcctgcagaattagtaatgtgaaaatctacctgaatatgcaaattataaATTAACATGCTTTGCTATTCAGGTACTGTatatagctgttgctaccaacagagggtgcTATAAAAGCTCAATAGCCAAATCCACTTAGTTGATAACAAGCATGaagaggacaggagagcacacaaatccacaatatacaaacacattataaacaccctgcaACTACAataggcacagggtgacttagacttGGGAACCTTTGTAAAGTGTTCTTCTGCTCCTAGTGTTGGTGACTGTCACAGACATGCTACAACAAAGCCATTCttctattttagtttaaaaataaaaacatgcctAAACAAAGTAAAGCTATACCGTTTCTatcgttatatataaaaaatgtgcttgatCTACCTTGTACCCCTATGTCCAACTGTTCGTATtgtgctagaggactgcctttgcgGTACCTCACATGCAACTGTTATTTgcctacgcactacaaaaataaagaattaaaaaaaaaaaaacgtgccaCAACGGCACCAAGAGATCTGGGCCTCCTATGGTCCCCCAAGGGCACCATCCACCTGACATTTTTACCCAGCTTCCAAACGCCCCCTTAGCTCCCTTAACCACCAACCATAGCCAGAACGAAAACACACCACCAAACTGGAGCACGCGGCCCACCTATAAACCTAATCCGGAACCCAGTGCAGAAAAACCACATACCATGTGAACGAAAGTTCGCACACTACCGTCCATAAGTGGACAATGAACGTACAAACAGGCCACTAATCCTAAATATACTCTGCTCAATTATTTAATTGTACAATTGTTAAACTAAGTTGAACTGTATTATATTGATGCTGTAACCCACCAATTAAGCCAGAAATTGCATACCACAGCAATTGTTTGTAGTATAACGGTGAACAGCTCACACAACCATACCTTGCTGTGTTATATACTGCAACATTGTCATAATCTCTTTGTTTATTCAATTTCTGTAATAAACCGTTACACCGGTGTGGTCACACCGAAGACATGCAATACTTTCAAAACTCAAAAGTAaagaatgtttttaaaaaaaaaataaaaacataaaaaataagaattacaattcctttaaccccttcgtgTGCTTATTTTATGCTCCCTTAGTGGATGAATACATCTCCATGGCAAAGGAGAAGCATGGATACAATGTTGAACAGGTACTCTCCTCCTTTCTTCATCGACACATTCTTTGCACTGTTCATTCGTTTCCTGTTTGGACCACCTTGTGTGTATTCTATGTTCTCCTTTACTTGCAGGCCCTAGGGATGTTACTATGGCACAAACACGATGTGGAGCGCTCACTTGCGGACCTGGCTAATTTCACACCATTTCCTGATGAGTGGAGCGTAGAAGACAAAGTCCTGTTTGAGCAGGCATTCAGCTTTCATGGGAAATGCTTCCAGCGCATTCATCAAATGGTGAGGACACGCGTCCTCTCAGCTACAGGACATGTCgttttaaaactattttagatATAAGGTTATGTCAGACTGACACATTTACTCCACACTATCTACATAGAGTCCCTCTACTCTACTCCCACAGCTTCCTGAGAAGGTAATACCCAGCCTGGTGAAATATTATTACTCTTGGAAGAAAACTCGGAGCAAAACCAGTGTGATGGACCGACAGGCCCGCCGCCTGCAGACCAAAAGGGAAGAGGGGTAAGAGCATGTATTGGTGTATGATAATAAAAAGCGTGTTTTGGGGGAATATTCCGTTGCTTGATAGTCATGATATTTGACCCAAAGGTAAATAGACAGGTTTTAAATTGTAAATGGGAAGAGCTAGGGTAGGTGTAAAATAAGCTGTGGTAATGGAAAGAGAGGTAAGACACCTAATGTGTTCATTATAATATACATAGCACTCCTGCCCTCAGGAATGAAGATGGTGAAGAACCAcacaaaataagtgatgctgagCAAGAATCTCCTGACACAAAGAAAGAGGTAAGGAGCAAAGTTTAAAACGTACAGCTCTGGAAACTACTTCATATTAAAGAAACTGCCAGTGCAATTTGAATGTCCAACATCAGAAATGAATTCTGAAAAGCACTCTGGGTCATTTTGTATAATCCTTTTATTGTGATCCACGTCACAGTAGTAAGCGAAGGTAGCAAAGTGCCAACAGTCATCTTGCAATGAGCTTACTACTTATAAGGGAGCTACCGTTGACAtttacaccactgaataaaatattgaaaacatggttaaaataaattatacatccTCTTCAGTGAGTTGCTCTGTTTTTCCTTTACAGTTTAAATTATTTTAgcaatatcttaaagggacactataggcacccagaacactatagctcattgaagtggtgtgggtgcactgtcccagcacCCATAACCATGGAaagttaaatattgcagtttttttatttatttttataaattccaataattacctttatgTCACGGAGTATTAACcctaacacgcagagtttaggatagcaagaaACGGACAAACTAAATATAAAcgtcttaccaggccttagagtggccggactaaacgtTAGATAGAGTAAAGAGTAGTTGAAATACAAGCTGAGGTCTAGCTAACGGAGAGAGAGCtaaaacgagaactagccagagtcaggtacacagTAATAATCGGGTGGACCCGAGCCAGCACCAAAGGAGACGCTATAGTTTGTTTTACTGGTACTTTACTTTACTTTCCCTTTAATCCAGATCAGGCAAAGCAAAGTTATTGCTAATGAGAAGAGGAAATATAAAGATTCTTGCATTTTTCATCTTTGAATGCTTTCTGTATGCTAAAGAAGGTTTAtaaaaatgattgacagggagctaagatggagttgGTCAGTTTTATCATAAAGTGGTGtagatacatttaattttatttttcaaacctcACAATATAAATCTAAGGATACATATAAGGAAGTTGGTAAACCTAATATGAGAGACTACCGATGAGTAAGCGCCATTTCAAGCAACTGCAgttttttgtagtggttatggtgccaggattgtcctggtacacacacacagtatggaGTCATACCATTTTTGAACGTTTTGATTTCTAACCTGGGGTCCACCTCCGCTACTAACACCAGAGAGACATAAAttaactaaatggcagagagcgACCAGCCCACCAAAACCTAGATCAGAAGtaaaattatgcaaaaaaaaactgCTTGACTACTTACTATGGGGAAGTGAGCACCGCAAGGGAAcgcctggcactataaccactgcggcACTTGGAgtgttacttaaccccttaaggaccaaacttctggaataaaagggaatcatgacatgtcacacatgtcatgtgtccttaaggggttaaaggacatcaGTTATCtcgaaattattttttaatataataagccTTTCATTGAGTTTTTAAAGGAGAAACTCACCCTACCATCAGTATATGACCGGATCCTTCAGCCGTATACATACATCTTGGATCAGACAATGTTTTATAACAAACCTTTCGTCTCCATGATCTCTCGCACTTTCACTCCATTcacagaagcagggaagaccacagAAACTGTCTGACCCAAGATCCACATATATGGCTGAAGGACCATATAaatttttcaatttaattttatttttttacatatacttcattttaataaaaaaatctaataactttcaaaatttgatgaaaggattattctaTTAAAAAATTGCCTCAGTGAGCAATCATTctgtgtcccctttttttttttttttttttttagttttcagcAAACATGGACTTCTCTCTCTGTATGCTTTAGTAgccttggtggccatcttgacaTCTCTTCACCCAACTATATCAACACCCTTttgtcctttttattttatattaggtGTTGGACCCCCAGAAGCAAGGAGTGCTAGCTTCAGCTGGGAAGCCCGGCCCAGTCAGGAAGGATCCTTTGGTTTCTCAGTACAGACACCACCCATTGCGCTCACGGCGACGGCCTCCTAAAGGCATGTTCCTCAGCAAGAGTGACATTGCTTCTATTTGTGCCAGCTCAGAGATGCCAACACTCGCTCTGTGTCAACTGGATACCCAACTAATTTCACTGAAACGGCAGGTCAGGAGAATGTGTTTAATTGTATTTCATTGGTACAGGAAATAGTAGCTTAGATGACAGTTTAATAAGTCAATAGAAATAGAGTTTAACAGCAAGTGGGCAGATTccatttgtaaataaaattaaaatttcagtcCTGTTGTAATGAacacttttaatataatttaatacacATGAAATTAATAGGGAACATGATTTTGAAGCCAACTCTTTAttgatgttgttttttttgggggggggggaggatttggACTGTAATTCACATCCAAcatatctgtaaaataaaaatcctTTAGTTACTCACTGAATTGCAACGCCGGATATCTTTCTGCGCTCCGCCTCTTTCGACATTATCTGACGAGAAGAGCTAGTGTgcatgattcaatgctttcctatggggatttcactgacacTGGACATCATCATGGAGAGTGTGAGGAGGTCCAGCGTCGTTTTAAGGGACCCAGAGTCTCGTGAACTTCCGGAAGCTCCTATAGGGGCTGtctcatagacagccactagagggtatcTTAGTACTGCATATACATATTGCGGTTTCTCTAAAACAAGCATGTCAAAGTCTGCcacaggccacataaacaaggtttaagtttatgtgggccgcaaaaaacaaATACCttcaattttcatagaaacttaggtttattttaaaatgtacagtataaaaaaacagcacccccctctacaacCCTGTGCAAAATATATCctcccgctgacacacacacatattcactgacagacacacactgactgacacacactgacacacactgactgacagacacacgtacacattcttgcacacacatacttttctttattgctccctaccttttggagccgatgtggggcatctccctggggtccttttATCTGCtcccgtcatattccggcgcccagcTTCACCACAGACGGCACGTGCGTGgaacagtgaggagcaggaacactaagCTCCCTCGCTGCTTCCACcatcccctcctccccagtcggGTAAGTTTTAgcaaagtaggcacctgcaatgtggggaaagcagctgcctactctgctataacaccagcatgtactcgcggctcgccgggccagaaagatggtccttgtgagtttgacatgcttgctctaaaacttcaatgttttacattgcaggactaagaggaacagcaacactacacacagaccacttcaatgagctggagtggtctgggtgcctatagtgtccctctaaagtGAAAatcgtgttttttttaatagtaactGACCCTTACCCCTAACCATTAAGTAAgcattgtttatttaaaaaattgcagTGCTAAAGTATACACCCTACATCAACAAGCAGGACTGTATTGTATTGTGTCTTAGGGCATAGGTGAACATGAAGAATTTCAgtttaaaaacatgttttgtgtgagttgattttctttttttaatctaaaacATATagggttgttttgtttttgtttggttaaaaataaatagaacaaaggtagcatgtttttttttttttttttttttaggaacactatagtcaccagaacaactatatagcttattgcatttgttctggtgagtataattattcccttcaggcttttgcagtaaacactgtttatatagagaaaatgcagtgtttacattacagcctagtgataactccactgactactcctcagatggctactagaggtgcttcctgggggagtgctgcaaagtgtgcagcactgcctttcagtgtctccaccctctgcatggagacactgaactttcctcataaagatgcattgattcaatgggccagggctgtgtttggcttgtgctggctctgcccctgatctgcctctttgacagtgtcagccaatgctatgtgaaagcattgtgattggctcagagattcacttctgatgatgtcagccaagcaggcagatcagagccagcagctgcagacttaaatacaaataagattttactatatgtagAAAGGCAAGAGGGGGCgcgaggggctagatggtggttttaacactatacagtcaggaatacatgtttttgttcccgattctatagtgttcctttaagctatctgatctttaaaactttaaaaataaataagatattgctagctatattttttttagttaactCCTCTAAACTAGGCATTTTCCATGCTCTTTTTATCCCCTAAATATTATATTCTGTATTCATTTTCTGCCATGGGATGTGAGCTCTATTGTGTGTGACAGAACATGCTGGCAAAATAGAATAAGTAGTATGGGGCATTTCAAGCTAAAACCCAATTTAAGTCTGACATAGTTGGCAGGGTTCCTGCTCCACTGATAGTCTTCCATAATAAGAAAAATGAGAATCCTCAGCACACCATAAGGTGAAATGGTGGTTTATTCAGCCATCAAGCATAGAATGGCTGGGCAACTTTTCAACACAAGGTGTCTTTATCAAGCTGGAATATCTCAGAGTGGTGGGATGAGATACTGCTTTGCATGGCCTTGGCAAAACATCTGTAACACTTTTTCCTGTTTCAGGTACAAAACATTAAACAGACGAATAGTAGTTTGAAGCAAAGCCTTGATGGAGGGATTAATGAGATGAGACCCCCAGAGGTAGGATAATCTATTATGTTTTACATATACGTTTACCTAATATTTGATAATAACATTTCACTAACGGACTTTTTTTAATGCTTCCCCCTCTCTCTATAGCTTAATATTAAGATGAATGCTCGCTGGACCACAGATGAACAGCTTTTGGCCGTGCAAGGTGAATGTTTTAGGAGCAGAGAGTGCATTGAGGAGGTCTTAGTGTAGTGATATTTTATACAGTACTGTCTTATTCCAACATAGCAGGAAATAGCATTGACAGTGCTGTTTGCATATGTGGATTAGTTCAGGGTTTGTTGAGCTGATTCAAAGGACGAATAGAGGTGTAGAATCAGAAGGCATGGTGTGTAATGCTGTCTGTTGCATAACGTCACAAAATGAAATCAGATTTTAATATATGAACACTGTCCTCTCTGTGCCATTCTTAGCTGTGAGGAAATACGGAAAGGATTTCCAGGCCATTGCTGAAGTTCTGGGTAACAAAACTCCATCCCAGGTGAAGACTTTCTTCATTAGTTACCGGAGGCGCTTTAACCTGGAAGAGGTGTTACAGGAGTGGGAGGCAGAGCAGGACCCGACTCCATCAACTGCATCCACCGAGCCGGCCAGTAAGTCCTCTGGCTCCTCTCAGACAAGCAACGATGAAGAGGATGAGGTACAATCAGTTCCCTGTTGTGTTTCCGTGTGTTTAAAGTTTGTGCAGTTTGATCTCAAACCATACTTGAAGCCATGTTCCCTTTAATGTtctttttacatatgttgcttgCCTTTAAatacactccagactcccacacatgATATTCACAATGTGtacaggttaaagggacactatagtcacccagaccaattcagctcaatgaagtggtccgggtgccaggtcccccaggttttaacccttcagatgtaaacatagcagtttcagaaaaactgctgtgtttacattgcagggttaatccgacatatagtggctgtcttcctgacagccgctagaggcgcttctgcgacgctggatgcaaaatttgcatccagcgtgcagaacgtatagcattgagaaatgctttcctatggactgtttgccgCGCCTGCGtattctgctccactcgggagctgacgccggcggggaaggagaggtcaccagcgttgagggagcccggcgctggataaaggtaagtggctgaagggggcctaaggatgctatagtgttaggaaaacgagtttgtacaTGAAACAATTACTTGTAGCTGACTTATGTTAAGAGGCTGAAAAACAGGAATATATTGGAATTTGAACATGTTTAGAGACGGCCTACAAATTTATTAAGGGGAAGGAAAGATTTTcattataaagaaaggttaacaaatgttgtTTTGAAAAACGTTTAGTTTTGAAAAAcgacgcctcagaggggatatgatagctttatacatatatacttggggccaatacaaaccatcgtCTGGAAACCTATTCCTAAACAGGACTATGTGTAGGACCCAaagtcacgcatttagactggaagaaagaagatttggtCTAATGCAAAGGAAAGGGTTCTTAACAGTAAGGAATAAGGTGTGGAATTACCTGAAGTAATACAGACAGAAAAATCAAATGCTGAAACAGCTATGTTAATGGGTAGAAGCAACAGTCCTGCCAAGGTTCTCTCTTCTTGTCTGGAGTAACGATAATTATTCACAATAGGTAGGTAGTTTAACTTCAGATGGGTAGAGTATATCTAAATATAAAGGCAGGAATGAATGGCGAGACATAACACCGAAACAGATATAAAAGACTTAACTAGATGGACACACATATTTCTTCAGCCTTTCTAACTGTTTCAGCTGTTATTATTCTATTAAATGTATGTTTCTCACATGAGTTTGGGAAGTTTTAAGTGTGTACCGATGGGATTCTGGATTGCAATGTTTAGTTACAAGTTATTGTATATAATGACCTACGAGCAGGActaatttgtaattatttttcttcTCCTTCCATAGGTGCAGATTACATCTGTCTCCTCTTCTTGTCAGACAGCTCCACCAGCTGCCACTCTCtcccttcctcctcctcttttacGCCCAGCTTTGCCCTCCGCTCCTACACTACACCGTCAGCCCCCTCCACTTCAGCCAGGACGCCTACTTCAACCACGACCACCACCTCTTGTTCGCCCCGCCCCACGCCAGAGCCCCCGTGCCCCCCCGGCTTTAGTGGGAAACCACGCAGAGCCTGCTTTCTCTTGAGGACCTGTTTCAGCTCACCCCATTAGGCTAGTTGGGGAGTGGGTGGGGTATTTATGGCATGGCTGCATTGAAAACTGTAATATTTAATAATTGTCTCTGTGGAACAAAGCAGATAGTCTCCAAGAAGATAAAGTATTATGGAGCAGTGTGCATACGGGTAATGCAGAGAAAATCTGATGGGTGGGCAGATTGCTCTCATTAGGTCACCTCACGTGTGGGTTTAGCGAATACAGGGGATGGTGCGTGTAACAGGCAGGGAGTATTTTCCACGGTTGAAATGAGAGTATTAATTTACGCGAGTATTCACTCGTGATTCAATAGTCCTCTGACAAACATTGCTCCATCCATGAAATCAGAAATGCAAGTCTTCAAAAGCTCACCCAGTGGAATGAAGAGACATTTTACCGATTATCCAAATACACCGGATACAAAAGAGGATGGCAGTAGATTGCTACCTTCCAATTAGACTGAAGTATCTGAACGGCTGTTTGCTTTCACCCTAATCGGCCTGTACTTTAAAATTGCTGCCATTGCTCATCATGGATTTAGAAagtagaattgtgtgtgtgtgtgtgttttttttttttttttttttggaaagggcAATGAGCAGGAAGAGATATTGTATGGGGAGGGCGGGAAGGGAGGGCGTGGACGTACTGTGCTAAAGACACTCTTGGGACCAATGCTGCCATATCTTTTTAAAGACTTGGGATGTTACAACATGGCCTCTGTCATCTTCCCTGTAAAACATGGCATTACTTTGAATTGCACATCAACCCTTAATGTCAAGGGCGCGAGATTTTGGAGCAAAGGGGATGTTTCTGAACATTAACTTTAAGGTTGATAACATTAGATTGTTGGTACATGGCTATGGGTATTGCCCAATGGTTGAACACTCCAATAATGTAGTAGTGACTTTTTAACTTTGTGAATAGTTatcaaataaacttttttttttctttttttctaatgtACATAATGTTTTTTTCCCATTGACATTTGTGCAGTACCGAAAAAGACCACTAGCTGTCACTCTAGGTAGAGCtacatgtgcagtgtgtgtattatttatttatttatttatttttgt contains:
- the RCOR2 gene encoding REST corepressor 2 isoform X1; this encodes MPSVMEKSGSNAIISNKRVKSDSVGSNSEEESSEDEAPRDSMIRVGSDYQAQIPDYKPENFSGISNAEMKGMLVWSPNHFVSDAKLDEYISMAKEKHGYNVEQALGMLLWHKHDVERSLADLANFTPFPDEWSVEDKVLFEQAFSFHGKCFQRIHQMLPEKVIPSLVKYYYSWKKTRSKTSVMDRQARRLQTKREEGTPALRNEDGEEPHKISDAEQESPDTKKEVLDPQKQGVLASAGKPGPVRKDPLVSQYRHHPLRSRRRPPKGMFLSKSDIASICASSEMPTLALCQLDTQLISLKRQVQNIKQTNSSLKQSLDGGINEMRPPELNIKMNARWTTDEQLLAVQAVRKYGKDFQAIAEVLGNKTPSQVKTFFISYRRRFNLEEVLQEWEAEQDPTPSTASTEPASKSSGSSQTSNDEEDEVQITSVSSSCQTAPPAATLSLPPPLLRPALPSAPTLHRQPPPLQPGRLLQPRPPPLVRPAPRQSPRAPPALVGNHAEPAFS
- the RCOR2 gene encoding REST corepressor 2 isoform X2: MPSVMEKSGSNAIISNKRVKSDSVGSNSEEESSEDEAPRDSMIRVGSDYQAQIPDYKPENFSGISNAEMKGMLVWSPNHFVSDAKLDEYISMAKEKHGYNVEQALGMLLWHKHDVERSLADLANFTPFPDEWSVEDKVLFEQAFSFHGKCFQRIHQMLPEKVIPSLVKYYYSWKKTRSKTSVMDRQARRLQTKREEGNEDGEEPHKISDAEQESPDTKKEVLDPQKQGVLASAGKPGPVRKDPLVSQYRHHPLRSRRRPPKGMFLSKSDIASICASSEMPTLALCQLDTQLISLKRQVQNIKQTNSSLKQSLDGGINEMRPPELNIKMNARWTTDEQLLAVQAVRKYGKDFQAIAEVLGNKTPSQVKTFFISYRRRFNLEEVLQEWEAEQDPTPSTASTEPASKSSGSSQTSNDEEDEVQITSVSSSCQTAPPAATLSLPPPLLRPALPSAPTLHRQPPPLQPGRLLQPRPPPLVRPAPRQSPRAPPALVGNHAEPAFS